One segment of Megachile rotundata isolate GNS110a chromosome 4, iyMegRotu1, whole genome shotgun sequence DNA contains the following:
- the Pdzd8 gene encoding PDZ domain containing 8 isoform X2, whose product MDIFEFICTSVITFVCGIICTLCLEFYLFKKYLEEAPLASPPKRSIHHGMAQLPKELLEKIQDEKTNPNISISRQAMCQGNENLAINLTLQFLFNELRNAERVRLWLYRKLNNEFKELLTQSTTGKLLDSVQLRDLNLGTQFPTIKGLEVADSKIDADTGLLETLDLSLDLHYSGNFQLSIDVKMLLGKTAYMALQVKRVSGRARLQFTRVPYTHWSLSFYSDPILELEVQSQFQGRQLQPQIISLITGQIRRAVRRKHTLPRYKLRYKPFFRRLNDEAVDLSEVANMQLIPGYLEVSLLEVSRLNLGPNTLNAEDKSQIEVYCTISIDSTPWVYLTQYTGVPYMVLDLIISKVSSQQLGVVFKQELVPEIGHVCVLVETIITGSPAAIAEMKKGDILVAVDGKKVSNMNQVGKLVKSAVQRRFIIRVERKYSKADLDKQANMKLDSERLSAEKGMDRKPLKTDALSKGDSIPNIEESAKIKFESQIKFSDLKDSESETSEKPETGSKIFKRRKSSAHTTDDTAQTPDSIPSRKISTTSNQSIISSNSQFCFNDDSYIINISDLYYTTKEKEHASLITFEETRNFQIDSELQYLNIGVWGRVRGGEIQAKLLGYINVPMKLILAQCYTSSTGHYLKCHALLPPDSASLTTVHPKLQGYSGFDPTLCYGDILLSYVWESSYPSRHLSGDSGKKESTESAKIQPTLNEEITNKKMHDFIRTHFHRATHCDFCTKKIWLKDAVQCRDCGMVCHKKCEVRCQASGMCGAESITTVALEADEIEPNTLIGDSGPEISLTSCEDNVQNSLVGGLGISSDLLEGAEPSVAAPLLAGDLDDGLMSRAKDTGKFLYKYLEPQERVEKINAMMGKLKTALDAETTSRLELSQSGEMDSIKLIAQSDLRVQALSVLLLHYCAGLQHAQEALDRSKSGKES is encoded by the exons AtggacatttttgaatttatttgtacATCTGTGATTACATTTGTGTGTGGTATAATATGTACGCTATGTTTGGAGTTTTACttgttcaaaaaatatttggaaGAAGCTCCCTTAGCAAGTCCTCCAAAAAGATCAATCCATCATGGAATGGCTCAGTTACCTAAAGAATTACTTGAAAAGATTCAAGATGAAAAGACAAATCCTAACATAAGTATATCACGCCAAGCCATGTGCCAAGGTAACGAAAACTTGGCAATAAATTTAACgttgcaatttttgtttaatgaaCTTCGAAATGCTGAACGAGTTCGTCTTTGGTTgtatagaaaattaaataatgagtTCAAAGAATTATTGACTCAGTCCACTACAGGGAAATTATTGGATAGTGTACAG ttaaGGGATTTGAATTTGGGTACTCAGTTTCCTACCATAAAAGGTTTAGAAGTTGCAGATTCAAAAATAGATGCTGATACGGGTTTATTGGAAACATTGGATTTATCTTTAGATTTGCATTATTCTGGAAATTTTCAACTGTCAATAGATGTAAAAATGCTGCTGGGTAAAACTGCTTACATGGCTTTACAAG TGAAACGGGTCAGTGGGAGAGCGAGACTGCAATTTACACGTGTTCCGTATACTCATTGGTCTTTAAGTTTTTATTCAGACCCTATACTTGAATTAGAAGTGCAATCTCAATTTCAAGGTCGTCAATTACAACCACAAATTATTTCCTTAATCACAGGACAGATTCGCAGAGCTGTGCGTAGGAAACATACACTACCTCGCTATAAATTGCGTTACAAACCATTCTTCCGCAGACTGAACGATGAAGCGGTAGATTTATCCGAA GTTGCCAATATGCAATTAATACCGGGTTATTTGGAAGTATCATTACTGGAAGTGAGTAGATTAAATCTTGGACCTAATACGCTTAATGCAGAAGATAAATCACAGATCGAAGTGTATTGTACGATAAGTATAGACTCAACACCTTGGGTATATTTGACTCAATATACTGGAGTTCCTTATATGGTGTTGGATTTGATTATTAGTAAAGTTAGTTCTCAGCAACTTGGTGTAGTATTTAAACAAGAACTTGTGCCAGAAATAGGTCATGTTTGTGTGCTAGTCGAAACTATAATAACTGGAAGCCCTGCAGCTATTGCTGAAATGAAAAAAGGGGATATTTTAGTAGCAGTAGATGGTAAAAAAGTATCTAACATGAATCAAGTAGGTAAACTTGTAAAGAGTGCTGTACAAAGGCGTTTTATCATAAGAGTTGAAAGAAAGTACTCAAAAGCAGATTTGGATAAACAAGCTAACATGAAACTGGACAGTGAAAGATTATCTGCAGAGAAAGGAATGGACAGAAAACCATTGAAAACTGATGCGTTGAGTAAAGGAGATAGTATTCCTAATATTGAAGAGAGTGCAaagattaaatttgaaagtcaaattaaattttcagatctgaAAGATTCTGAAAGCGAAACTTCTGAAAAGCCGGAAACAggtagtaaaatttttaaaagaagaaaaagtagCGCACATACTACAGATGATACTGCTCAAACACCTGACAGTATACCTTCCAGAAAAATTTCAACCACTTCAAATCAGTCTATCATATCGAGTAACTCTCAGTTTTGCTTTAACGACGATAgttacataataaatatatcaGATTTATATTATACCACGAAAGAAAAGGAACATGCCTCTTTAATTACTTTCGAAGAAACGAGAAACTTTCAAATCGACTCGGAACTTCAGTACTTGAACATAGGCGTATGGGGTCGTGTAAGAGGAGGAGAAATTCAGGCAAAATTATTAGGATATATAAACGTTCCCATGAAATTAATATTAGCACAATGTTACACGTCTTCAACTGGTCATTATCTTAAATGCCATGCTTTGTTACCACCAGACAGTG cttCTTTGACAACCGTTCACCCAAAGTTACAAGGATATTCAGGATTCGATCCAACACTTTGTTATGGTGACATTTTATTATCTTACGTATGGGAGTCCAGTTATCCGAGTCGACATTTATCTGGTGATTCAGGAAAGAAAGAGAGTACAGAATCTGCCAAAATACAGCCAACATTGAACGAAGAGATCACGAATAAAAAGATGCACGATTTTATTAGAACGCATTTTCATAGAGCAACACATTGCGACTTTTGTACAAAGAAG ATTTGGCTAAAGGATGCGGTACAATGTAGAGACTGTGGCATGGTATGTCACAAAAAATGCGAAGTGCGCTGTCAAGCATCAGGAATGTGTGGAGCTGAGAGTATAACGACAGTGGCATTAGAAGCTGATGAAATAGAGCCTAATACTCTTATCGGGGATTCAGGTCCAGAAATTTCTCTAACCAGTTGTGAAGATAATGTACAG AATTCATTGGTCGGAGGATTGGGCATAAGTTCTGATCTTTTGGAGGGTGCTGAGCCTAGTGTGGCAGCTCCTCTATTAGCCGGCGATTTGGACGATGGTCTTATGTCTAGAGCTAAAGATACCGGCAagtttttgtacaaatatttggaGCCGCAAGAACGCGTTGAAAAGATTAATGCCATG ATGGGGAAGCTGAAGACTGCGCTCGACGCGGAAACTACCTCAAGATTAGAATTATCACAGAGCGGAGAAATGGACAGTATTAAATTAATCGCACAGAGTGATTTGCGAGTTCAAGCATTGAGTGTCTTACTTTTGCACTACTGTGCCGGTTTACAGCATGCTCAGGAGGCATTGGATCGATCGAAAAGCGGCAAGGAATCTTAA
- the Pdzd8 gene encoding PDZ domain containing 8 isoform X1, with product MDIFEFICTSVITFVCGIICTLCLEFYLFKKYLEEAPLASPPKRSIHHGMAQLPKELLEKIQDEKTNPNISISRQAMCQGNENLAINLTLQFLFNELRNAERVRLWLYRKLNNEFKELLTQSTTGKLLDSVQLRDLNLGTQFPTIKGLEVADSKIDADTGLLETLDLSLDLHYSGNFQLSIDVKMLLGKTAYMALQVKRVSGRARLQFTRVPYTHWSLSFYSDPILELEVQSQFQGRQLQPQIISLITGQIRRAVRRKHTLPRYKLRYKPFFRRLNDEAVDLSEVANMQLIPGYLEVSLLEVSRLNLGPNTLNAEDKSQIEVYCTISIDSTPWVYLTQYTGVPYMVLDLIISKVSSQQLGVVFKQELVPEIGHVCVLVETIITGSPAAIAEMKKGDILVAVDGKKVSNMNQVGKLVKSAVQRRFIIRVERKYSKADLDKQANMKLDSERLSAEKGMDRKPLKTDALSKGDSIPNIEESAKIKFESQIKFSDLKDSESETSEKPETGSKIFKRRKSSAHTTDDTAQTPDSIPSRKISTTSNQSIISSNSQFCFNDDSYIINISDLYYTTKEKEHASLITFEETRNFQIDSELQYLNIGVWGRVRGGEIQAKLLGYINVPMKLILAQCYTSSTGHYLKCHALLPPDSASLTTVHPKLQGYSGFDPTLCYGDILLSYVWESSYPSRHLSGDSGKKESTESAKIQPTLNEEITNKKMHDFIRTHFHRATHCDFCTKKIWLKDAVQCRDCGMVCHKKCEVRCQASGMCGAESITTVALEADEIEPNTLIGDSGPEISLTSCEDNVQGATMMAMKASIANTLLGLKKAGSTSCLAPPASGTGLASRSLPPSPCASRKNSLVGGLGISSDLLEGAEPSVAAPLLAGDLDDGLMSRAKDTGKFLYKYLEPQERVEKINAMMGKLKTALDAETTSRLELSQSGEMDSIKLIAQSDLRVQALSVLLLHYCAGLQHAQEALDRSKSGKES from the exons AtggacatttttgaatttatttgtacATCTGTGATTACATTTGTGTGTGGTATAATATGTACGCTATGTTTGGAGTTTTACttgttcaaaaaatatttggaaGAAGCTCCCTTAGCAAGTCCTCCAAAAAGATCAATCCATCATGGAATGGCTCAGTTACCTAAAGAATTACTTGAAAAGATTCAAGATGAAAAGACAAATCCTAACATAAGTATATCACGCCAAGCCATGTGCCAAGGTAACGAAAACTTGGCAATAAATTTAACgttgcaatttttgtttaatgaaCTTCGAAATGCTGAACGAGTTCGTCTTTGGTTgtatagaaaattaaataatgagtTCAAAGAATTATTGACTCAGTCCACTACAGGGAAATTATTGGATAGTGTACAG ttaaGGGATTTGAATTTGGGTACTCAGTTTCCTACCATAAAAGGTTTAGAAGTTGCAGATTCAAAAATAGATGCTGATACGGGTTTATTGGAAACATTGGATTTATCTTTAGATTTGCATTATTCTGGAAATTTTCAACTGTCAATAGATGTAAAAATGCTGCTGGGTAAAACTGCTTACATGGCTTTACAAG TGAAACGGGTCAGTGGGAGAGCGAGACTGCAATTTACACGTGTTCCGTATACTCATTGGTCTTTAAGTTTTTATTCAGACCCTATACTTGAATTAGAAGTGCAATCTCAATTTCAAGGTCGTCAATTACAACCACAAATTATTTCCTTAATCACAGGACAGATTCGCAGAGCTGTGCGTAGGAAACATACACTACCTCGCTATAAATTGCGTTACAAACCATTCTTCCGCAGACTGAACGATGAAGCGGTAGATTTATCCGAA GTTGCCAATATGCAATTAATACCGGGTTATTTGGAAGTATCATTACTGGAAGTGAGTAGATTAAATCTTGGACCTAATACGCTTAATGCAGAAGATAAATCACAGATCGAAGTGTATTGTACGATAAGTATAGACTCAACACCTTGGGTATATTTGACTCAATATACTGGAGTTCCTTATATGGTGTTGGATTTGATTATTAGTAAAGTTAGTTCTCAGCAACTTGGTGTAGTATTTAAACAAGAACTTGTGCCAGAAATAGGTCATGTTTGTGTGCTAGTCGAAACTATAATAACTGGAAGCCCTGCAGCTATTGCTGAAATGAAAAAAGGGGATATTTTAGTAGCAGTAGATGGTAAAAAAGTATCTAACATGAATCAAGTAGGTAAACTTGTAAAGAGTGCTGTACAAAGGCGTTTTATCATAAGAGTTGAAAGAAAGTACTCAAAAGCAGATTTGGATAAACAAGCTAACATGAAACTGGACAGTGAAAGATTATCTGCAGAGAAAGGAATGGACAGAAAACCATTGAAAACTGATGCGTTGAGTAAAGGAGATAGTATTCCTAATATTGAAGAGAGTGCAaagattaaatttgaaagtcaaattaaattttcagatctgaAAGATTCTGAAAGCGAAACTTCTGAAAAGCCGGAAACAggtagtaaaatttttaaaagaagaaaaagtagCGCACATACTACAGATGATACTGCTCAAACACCTGACAGTATACCTTCCAGAAAAATTTCAACCACTTCAAATCAGTCTATCATATCGAGTAACTCTCAGTTTTGCTTTAACGACGATAgttacataataaatatatcaGATTTATATTATACCACGAAAGAAAAGGAACATGCCTCTTTAATTACTTTCGAAGAAACGAGAAACTTTCAAATCGACTCGGAACTTCAGTACTTGAACATAGGCGTATGGGGTCGTGTAAGAGGAGGAGAAATTCAGGCAAAATTATTAGGATATATAAACGTTCCCATGAAATTAATATTAGCACAATGTTACACGTCTTCAACTGGTCATTATCTTAAATGCCATGCTTTGTTACCACCAGACAGTG cttCTTTGACAACCGTTCACCCAAAGTTACAAGGATATTCAGGATTCGATCCAACACTTTGTTATGGTGACATTTTATTATCTTACGTATGGGAGTCCAGTTATCCGAGTCGACATTTATCTGGTGATTCAGGAAAGAAAGAGAGTACAGAATCTGCCAAAATACAGCCAACATTGAACGAAGAGATCACGAATAAAAAGATGCACGATTTTATTAGAACGCATTTTCATAGAGCAACACATTGCGACTTTTGTACAAAGAAG ATTTGGCTAAAGGATGCGGTACAATGTAGAGACTGTGGCATGGTATGTCACAAAAAATGCGAAGTGCGCTGTCAAGCATCAGGAATGTGTGGAGCTGAGAGTATAACGACAGTGGCATTAGAAGCTGATGAAATAGAGCCTAATACTCTTATCGGGGATTCAGGTCCAGAAATTTCTCTAACCAGTTGTGAAGATAATGTACAG GGTGCAACTATGATGGCCATGAAGGCTAGTATAGCTAACACTCTGTTGGGCCTGAAGAAGGCTGGAAGCACCAGTTGCTTGGCCCCACCGGCTTCCGGTACCGGTCTGGCATCTAGAAGTCTTCCCCCAAGTCCCTGTGCATCCCGCAAG AATTCATTGGTCGGAGGATTGGGCATAAGTTCTGATCTTTTGGAGGGTGCTGAGCCTAGTGTGGCAGCTCCTCTATTAGCCGGCGATTTGGACGATGGTCTTATGTCTAGAGCTAAAGATACCGGCAagtttttgtacaaatatttggaGCCGCAAGAACGCGTTGAAAAGATTAATGCCATG ATGGGGAAGCTGAAGACTGCGCTCGACGCGGAAACTACCTCAAGATTAGAATTATCACAGAGCGGAGAAATGGACAGTATTAAATTAATCGCACAGAGTGATTTGCGAGTTCAAGCATTGAGTGTCTTACTTTTGCACTACTGTGCCGGTTTACAGCATGCTCAGGAGGCATTGGATCGATCGAAAAGCGGCAAGGAATCTTAA
- the Pdzd8 gene encoding PDZ domain containing 8 isoform X3: protein MDIFEFICTSVITFVCGIICTLCLEFYLFKKYLEEAPLASPPKRSIHHGMAQLPKELLEKIQDEKTNPNISISRQAMCQGNENLAINLTLQFLFNELRNAERVRLWLYRKLNNEFKELLTQSTTGKLLDSVQLRDLNLGTQFPTIKGLEVADSKIDADTGLLETLDLSLDLHYSGNFQLSIDVKMLLGKTAYMALQVKRVSGRARLQFTRVPYTHWSLSFYSDPILELEVQSQFQGRQLQPQIISLITGQIRRAVRRKHTLPRYKLRYKPFFRRLNDEAVDLSEVANMQLIPGYLEVSLLEVSRLNLGPNTLNAEDKSQIEVYCTISIDSTPWVYLTQYTGVPYMVLDLIISKVSSQQLGVVFKQELVPEIGHVCVLVETIITGSPAAIAEMKKGDILVAVDGKKVSNMNQVGKLVKSAVQRRFIIRVERKYSKADLDKQANMKLDSERLSAEKGMDRKPLKTDALSKGDSIPNIEESAKIKFESQIKFSDLKDSESETSEKPETGSKIFKRRKSSAHTTDDTAQTPDSIPSRKISTTSNQSIISSNSQFCFNDDSYIINISDLYYTTKEKEHASLITFEETRNFQIDSELQYLNIGVWGRVRGGEIQAKLLGYINVPMKLILAQCYTSSTGHYLKCHALLPPDSASLTTVHPKLQGYSGFDPTLCYGDILLSYVWESSYPSRHLSGDSGKKESTESAKIQPTLNEEITNKKMHDFIRTHFHRATHCDFCTKKIWLKDAVQCRDCGMVCHKKCEVRCQASGMCGAESITTVALEADEIEPNTLIGDSGPEISLTSCEDNVQGATMMAMKASIANTLLGLKKAGSTSCLAPPASGTGLASRSLPPSPCASRKIYMQMHIEAVTLII, encoded by the exons AtggacatttttgaatttatttgtacATCTGTGATTACATTTGTGTGTGGTATAATATGTACGCTATGTTTGGAGTTTTACttgttcaaaaaatatttggaaGAAGCTCCCTTAGCAAGTCCTCCAAAAAGATCAATCCATCATGGAATGGCTCAGTTACCTAAAGAATTACTTGAAAAGATTCAAGATGAAAAGACAAATCCTAACATAAGTATATCACGCCAAGCCATGTGCCAAGGTAACGAAAACTTGGCAATAAATTTAACgttgcaatttttgtttaatgaaCTTCGAAATGCTGAACGAGTTCGTCTTTGGTTgtatagaaaattaaataatgagtTCAAAGAATTATTGACTCAGTCCACTACAGGGAAATTATTGGATAGTGTACAG ttaaGGGATTTGAATTTGGGTACTCAGTTTCCTACCATAAAAGGTTTAGAAGTTGCAGATTCAAAAATAGATGCTGATACGGGTTTATTGGAAACATTGGATTTATCTTTAGATTTGCATTATTCTGGAAATTTTCAACTGTCAATAGATGTAAAAATGCTGCTGGGTAAAACTGCTTACATGGCTTTACAAG TGAAACGGGTCAGTGGGAGAGCGAGACTGCAATTTACACGTGTTCCGTATACTCATTGGTCTTTAAGTTTTTATTCAGACCCTATACTTGAATTAGAAGTGCAATCTCAATTTCAAGGTCGTCAATTACAACCACAAATTATTTCCTTAATCACAGGACAGATTCGCAGAGCTGTGCGTAGGAAACATACACTACCTCGCTATAAATTGCGTTACAAACCATTCTTCCGCAGACTGAACGATGAAGCGGTAGATTTATCCGAA GTTGCCAATATGCAATTAATACCGGGTTATTTGGAAGTATCATTACTGGAAGTGAGTAGATTAAATCTTGGACCTAATACGCTTAATGCAGAAGATAAATCACAGATCGAAGTGTATTGTACGATAAGTATAGACTCAACACCTTGGGTATATTTGACTCAATATACTGGAGTTCCTTATATGGTGTTGGATTTGATTATTAGTAAAGTTAGTTCTCAGCAACTTGGTGTAGTATTTAAACAAGAACTTGTGCCAGAAATAGGTCATGTTTGTGTGCTAGTCGAAACTATAATAACTGGAAGCCCTGCAGCTATTGCTGAAATGAAAAAAGGGGATATTTTAGTAGCAGTAGATGGTAAAAAAGTATCTAACATGAATCAAGTAGGTAAACTTGTAAAGAGTGCTGTACAAAGGCGTTTTATCATAAGAGTTGAAAGAAAGTACTCAAAAGCAGATTTGGATAAACAAGCTAACATGAAACTGGACAGTGAAAGATTATCTGCAGAGAAAGGAATGGACAGAAAACCATTGAAAACTGATGCGTTGAGTAAAGGAGATAGTATTCCTAATATTGAAGAGAGTGCAaagattaaatttgaaagtcaaattaaattttcagatctgaAAGATTCTGAAAGCGAAACTTCTGAAAAGCCGGAAACAggtagtaaaatttttaaaagaagaaaaagtagCGCACATACTACAGATGATACTGCTCAAACACCTGACAGTATACCTTCCAGAAAAATTTCAACCACTTCAAATCAGTCTATCATATCGAGTAACTCTCAGTTTTGCTTTAACGACGATAgttacataataaatatatcaGATTTATATTATACCACGAAAGAAAAGGAACATGCCTCTTTAATTACTTTCGAAGAAACGAGAAACTTTCAAATCGACTCGGAACTTCAGTACTTGAACATAGGCGTATGGGGTCGTGTAAGAGGAGGAGAAATTCAGGCAAAATTATTAGGATATATAAACGTTCCCATGAAATTAATATTAGCACAATGTTACACGTCTTCAACTGGTCATTATCTTAAATGCCATGCTTTGTTACCACCAGACAGTG cttCTTTGACAACCGTTCACCCAAAGTTACAAGGATATTCAGGATTCGATCCAACACTTTGTTATGGTGACATTTTATTATCTTACGTATGGGAGTCCAGTTATCCGAGTCGACATTTATCTGGTGATTCAGGAAAGAAAGAGAGTACAGAATCTGCCAAAATACAGCCAACATTGAACGAAGAGATCACGAATAAAAAGATGCACGATTTTATTAGAACGCATTTTCATAGAGCAACACATTGCGACTTTTGTACAAAGAAG ATTTGGCTAAAGGATGCGGTACAATGTAGAGACTGTGGCATGGTATGTCACAAAAAATGCGAAGTGCGCTGTCAAGCATCAGGAATGTGTGGAGCTGAGAGTATAACGACAGTGGCATTAGAAGCTGATGAAATAGAGCCTAATACTCTTATCGGGGATTCAGGTCCAGAAATTTCTCTAACCAGTTGTGAAGATAATGTACAG GGTGCAACTATGATGGCCATGAAGGCTAGTATAGCTAACACTCTGTTGGGCCTGAAGAAGGCTGGAAGCACCAGTTGCTTGGCCCCACCGGCTTCCGGTACCGGTCTGGCATCTAGAAGTCTTCCCCCAAGTCCCTGTGCATCCCGCAAG ATATACATGCAGATGCACATTGAGGCCGTCACGCTTATTATATAA
- the Pdzd8 gene encoding PDZ domain containing 8 isoform X4, with the protein MDIFEFICTSVITFVCGIICTLCLEFYLFKKYLEEAPLASPPKRSIHHGMAQLPKELLEKIQDEKTNPNISISRQAMCQGNENLAINLTLQFLFNELRNAERVRLWLYRKLNNEFKELLTQSTTGKLLDSVQLRDLNLGTQFPTIKGLEVADSKIDADTGLLETLDLSLDLHYSGNFQLSIDVKMLLGKTAYMALQVKRVSGRARLQFTRVPYTHWSLSFYSDPILELEVQSQFQGRQLQPQIISLITGQIRRAVRRKHTLPRYKLRYKPFFRRLNDEAVDLSEVANMQLIPGYLEVSLLEVSRLNLGPNTLNAEDKSQIEVYCTISIDSTPWVYLTQYTGVPYMVLDLIISKVSSQQLGVVFKQELVPEIGHVCVLVETIITGSPAAIAEMKKGDILVAVDGKKVSNMNQVGKLVKSAVQRRFIIRVERKYSKADLDKQANMKLDSERLSAEKGMDRKPLKTDALSKGDSIPNIEESAKIKFESQIKFSDLKDSESETSEKPETGSKIFKRRKSSAHTTDDTAQTPDSIPSRKISTTSNQSIISSNSQFCFNDDSYIINISDLYYTTKEKEHASLITFEETRNFQIDSELQYLNIGVWGRVRGGEIQAKLLGYINVPMKLILAQCYTSSTGHYLKCHALLPPDSASLTTVHPKLQGYSGFDPTLCYGDILLSYVWESSYPSRHLSGDSGKKESTESAKIQPTLNEEITNKKMHDFIRTHFHRATHCDFCTKKIWLKDAVQCRDCGMVCHKKCEVRCQASGMCGAESITTVALEADEIEPNTLIGDSGPEISLTSCEDNVQIYMQMHIEAVTLII; encoded by the exons AtggacatttttgaatttatttgtacATCTGTGATTACATTTGTGTGTGGTATAATATGTACGCTATGTTTGGAGTTTTACttgttcaaaaaatatttggaaGAAGCTCCCTTAGCAAGTCCTCCAAAAAGATCAATCCATCATGGAATGGCTCAGTTACCTAAAGAATTACTTGAAAAGATTCAAGATGAAAAGACAAATCCTAACATAAGTATATCACGCCAAGCCATGTGCCAAGGTAACGAAAACTTGGCAATAAATTTAACgttgcaatttttgtttaatgaaCTTCGAAATGCTGAACGAGTTCGTCTTTGGTTgtatagaaaattaaataatgagtTCAAAGAATTATTGACTCAGTCCACTACAGGGAAATTATTGGATAGTGTACAG ttaaGGGATTTGAATTTGGGTACTCAGTTTCCTACCATAAAAGGTTTAGAAGTTGCAGATTCAAAAATAGATGCTGATACGGGTTTATTGGAAACATTGGATTTATCTTTAGATTTGCATTATTCTGGAAATTTTCAACTGTCAATAGATGTAAAAATGCTGCTGGGTAAAACTGCTTACATGGCTTTACAAG TGAAACGGGTCAGTGGGAGAGCGAGACTGCAATTTACACGTGTTCCGTATACTCATTGGTCTTTAAGTTTTTATTCAGACCCTATACTTGAATTAGAAGTGCAATCTCAATTTCAAGGTCGTCAATTACAACCACAAATTATTTCCTTAATCACAGGACAGATTCGCAGAGCTGTGCGTAGGAAACATACACTACCTCGCTATAAATTGCGTTACAAACCATTCTTCCGCAGACTGAACGATGAAGCGGTAGATTTATCCGAA GTTGCCAATATGCAATTAATACCGGGTTATTTGGAAGTATCATTACTGGAAGTGAGTAGATTAAATCTTGGACCTAATACGCTTAATGCAGAAGATAAATCACAGATCGAAGTGTATTGTACGATAAGTATAGACTCAACACCTTGGGTATATTTGACTCAATATACTGGAGTTCCTTATATGGTGTTGGATTTGATTATTAGTAAAGTTAGTTCTCAGCAACTTGGTGTAGTATTTAAACAAGAACTTGTGCCAGAAATAGGTCATGTTTGTGTGCTAGTCGAAACTATAATAACTGGAAGCCCTGCAGCTATTGCTGAAATGAAAAAAGGGGATATTTTAGTAGCAGTAGATGGTAAAAAAGTATCTAACATGAATCAAGTAGGTAAACTTGTAAAGAGTGCTGTACAAAGGCGTTTTATCATAAGAGTTGAAAGAAAGTACTCAAAAGCAGATTTGGATAAACAAGCTAACATGAAACTGGACAGTGAAAGATTATCTGCAGAGAAAGGAATGGACAGAAAACCATTGAAAACTGATGCGTTGAGTAAAGGAGATAGTATTCCTAATATTGAAGAGAGTGCAaagattaaatttgaaagtcaaattaaattttcagatctgaAAGATTCTGAAAGCGAAACTTCTGAAAAGCCGGAAACAggtagtaaaatttttaaaagaagaaaaagtagCGCACATACTACAGATGATACTGCTCAAACACCTGACAGTATACCTTCCAGAAAAATTTCAACCACTTCAAATCAGTCTATCATATCGAGTAACTCTCAGTTTTGCTTTAACGACGATAgttacataataaatatatcaGATTTATATTATACCACGAAAGAAAAGGAACATGCCTCTTTAATTACTTTCGAAGAAACGAGAAACTTTCAAATCGACTCGGAACTTCAGTACTTGAACATAGGCGTATGGGGTCGTGTAAGAGGAGGAGAAATTCAGGCAAAATTATTAGGATATATAAACGTTCCCATGAAATTAATATTAGCACAATGTTACACGTCTTCAACTGGTCATTATCTTAAATGCCATGCTTTGTTACCACCAGACAGTG cttCTTTGACAACCGTTCACCCAAAGTTACAAGGATATTCAGGATTCGATCCAACACTTTGTTATGGTGACATTTTATTATCTTACGTATGGGAGTCCAGTTATCCGAGTCGACATTTATCTGGTGATTCAGGAAAGAAAGAGAGTACAGAATCTGCCAAAATACAGCCAACATTGAACGAAGAGATCACGAATAAAAAGATGCACGATTTTATTAGAACGCATTTTCATAGAGCAACACATTGCGACTTTTGTACAAAGAAG ATTTGGCTAAAGGATGCGGTACAATGTAGAGACTGTGGCATGGTATGTCACAAAAAATGCGAAGTGCGCTGTCAAGCATCAGGAATGTGTGGAGCTGAGAGTATAACGACAGTGGCATTAGAAGCTGATGAAATAGAGCCTAATACTCTTATCGGGGATTCAGGTCCAGAAATTTCTCTAACCAGTTGTGAAGATAATGTACAG ATATACATGCAGATGCACATTGAGGCCGTCACGCTTATTATATAA